Proteins encoded within one genomic window of Bacteroidota bacterium:
- the gyrB gene encoding DNA topoisomerase (ATP-hydrolyzing) subunit B, giving the protein MQILEGLEAVRKRPAMYIGDVGIRGLHHLVYEVVDNSIDEALAGYCDQVSVSINEDGSITVEDNGRGIPVGMHPVEGKSALEVVMTTLHAGGKFDKDTYKVSGGLHGVGVSCVNALSKKLIATVRRDGRIWQQTYACGDPDGDVKDIGPMKDGESTGTRVEFWPDDTIFTHLEYRFDTLAERLRELAYLNKNIFISIEDRREEDEELRRDEYHFAGGIIEFVDYLDEARTPILDEVIYIGAEDGVVPVELAMKYNASYTENVLSFVNNINTHEGGTHVSGFRRALTRTLKSYAEKNNLLRNVKVDLSGDDFREGLTAVLSVKVAEPQFEGQTKTKLGNSEVQSAVEVLVNEKLSQWLEDNPKSAKRIVDKVVVAAQARAAARRARELVQRKNVFGGGGLPGKLADCASKDATECEIYLVEGDSAGGSAKQARDRHFQAILPLRGKILNVEKARLDRILENEEIKNIVTALGTGFGTAEQDFNVEKLRYHKIIIMTDADVDGAHIRTLLLTLLYRHMRVLFDNGYIYVAQPPLYKASRGKQERYAWDDDELRAAIAEINPENKGKVVIQRYKGLGEMNPDQLWNTTMNPDTRKLQLVTIEDAAAVDRIFSTLMGDSVEPRRKFIERNAKYATIDV; this is encoded by the coding sequence GTATCCGTATCCATTAACGAAGATGGATCAATTACCGTAGAAGACAATGGCCGCGGGATTCCCGTGGGTATGCACCCGGTAGAGGGCAAGTCTGCACTCGAAGTGGTCATGACCACCCTGCATGCCGGCGGTAAATTTGACAAAGACACCTATAAAGTTTCAGGTGGTTTGCATGGGGTCGGTGTATCCTGTGTTAACGCATTGTCGAAAAAGCTGATCGCTACGGTTCGGCGCGACGGCCGCATCTGGCAGCAGACCTATGCTTGTGGTGATCCCGATGGAGACGTGAAAGACATCGGCCCGATGAAAGACGGTGAGTCCACAGGGACCCGCGTTGAGTTCTGGCCGGACGACACCATCTTCACCCATTTGGAATATCGTTTTGATACGCTGGCTGAGCGATTGCGTGAGCTTGCATATCTAAACAAGAATATTTTCATCAGCATCGAAGACCGGCGGGAAGAAGACGAGGAGCTTCGTCGCGATGAATACCACTTTGCCGGTGGCATCATCGAGTTTGTAGACTATCTCGACGAAGCACGTACACCCATCCTGGATGAGGTGATCTACATCGGCGCTGAAGACGGTGTGGTGCCTGTTGAACTGGCCATGAAATACAATGCCAGTTACACGGAGAACGTACTGTCCTTTGTGAACAACATCAACACGCACGAAGGGGGGACCCACGTTTCCGGTTTCCGCCGTGCGTTAACGCGTACACTGAAATCCTACGCTGAGAAAAACAACCTGCTGCGCAACGTCAAAGTTGATCTGTCTGGTGATGATTTTCGCGAAGGCCTTACAGCTGTACTCTCTGTGAAGGTAGCTGAGCCGCAGTTTGAAGGCCAGACCAAAACAAAGCTTGGTAACTCAGAGGTGCAAAGCGCCGTTGAGGTCCTGGTTAATGAGAAGCTGTCGCAGTGGCTGGAAGACAACCCGAAGTCTGCCAAACGCATTGTCGACAAAGTTGTCGTAGCAGCCCAGGCCCGCGCTGCTGCGCGCCGTGCCCGTGAGTTGGTACAGCGTAAAAACGTTTTTGGCGGTGGCGGCTTGCCGGGCAAGCTGGCTGACTGTGCCTCGAAAGATGCTACAGAATGTGAGATCTACCTTGTGGAAGGGGACTCTGCCGGCGGCTCTGCCAAGCAGGCGCGCGATCGGCACTTTCAGGCCATCCTACCGTTACGCGGTAAAATCCTGAATGTAGAGAAAGCACGCCTCGACCGTATCCTCGAAAACGAGGAGATCAAAAATATTGTGACGGCGCTTGGCACCGGCTTTGGTACAGCAGAACAAGACTTTAATGTCGAAAAGCTCCGGTACCACAAAATCATCATCATGACGGATGCTGACGTGGACGGGGCGCATATTCGTACCCTGCTGCTTACGCTGCTTTACCGCCATATGCGCGTGCTGTTTGATAATGGCTACATCTACGTAGCGCAGCCGCCGCTCTACAAAGCCTCGCGTGGCAAGCAAGAACGCTATGCGTGGGATGATGACGAACTGCGCGCAGCCATCGCCGAGATTAATCCGGAAAACAAAGGCAAAGTTGTTATTCAGCGTTACAAAGGTTTGGGTGAAATGAACCCGGATCAGCTGTGGAATACAACCATGAACCCCGACACGCGAAAGCTTCAACTGGTGACCATTGAAGACGCTGCCGCTGTGGACCGTATTTTCAGTACCTTGATGGGTGATTCTGTTGAACCACGCCGCAAGTTTATTGAGCGTAACGCCAAGTACGCGACCATTGATGTTTAA
- a CDS encoding glycosyltransferase family 2 protein produces the protein MQPHLSIVVPVFDEEESLPELAVLLREVCEREAYAFEVWLIDDGSSDASWEVIQQIHAEDSRFAGISFRRNYGKSAALAVGFQRARGRYVVTIDADLQDDPHEIPALIAMLEEGNDLVSGWKKKREDPIGKKIPSKVINTITRRLTGIDLHDINCGLKAYRREVVKSVKVYGELHRYIPLLAKWEGFTRIVEKPVKHHARKYGKTKFGIERFARGFLDLITTLFMTRFAARPMHFFGSLGMMAFLGGFLISLWISIDKLFFNNPIGDRPLLLFGVMLILLGGQMFATGLLGEMIIKPRMEETSAYHIEDSLEPRVREGV, from the coding sequence ATGCAGCCCCACCTGAGTATAGTAGTCCCCGTCTTCGACGAAGAAGAGTCGCTGCCCGAGCTTGCGGTTCTGCTCCGGGAGGTGTGTGAACGCGAAGCATACGCGTTTGAAGTATGGCTCATTGATGATGGCTCTTCTGATGCATCCTGGGAAGTGATCCAGCAGATACACGCAGAGGATTCCCGATTTGCCGGCATCAGCTTTCGCAGAAACTATGGCAAGTCTGCCGCCCTTGCTGTTGGATTTCAACGGGCACGCGGCCGGTACGTGGTAACCATCGATGCTGACCTGCAGGATGACCCCCACGAAATTCCGGCCCTTATCGCAATGCTGGAAGAAGGCAATGACCTCGTCAGTGGTTGGAAGAAGAAGCGCGAAGATCCGATTGGTAAAAAAATCCCCAGCAAGGTCATTAATACCATCACACGCCGCCTGACAGGTATCGACCTGCACGACATCAATTGCGGACTCAAAGCATACCGCAGAGAGGTTGTGAAAAGCGTGAAGGTTTACGGTGAACTCCACCGCTATATCCCGCTGCTGGCAAAATGGGAGGGTTTTACACGTATCGTAGAAAAGCCGGTGAAACACCATGCGCGCAAATACGGCAAAACCAAATTTGGAATTGAACGTTTTGCGCGGGGTTTTCTAGATCTGATTACCACGCTGTTCATGACCCGTTTTGCCGCTCGGCCGATGCATTTTTTCGGCTCCTTGGGCATGATGGCTTTCCTGGGCGGCTTTCTGATCAGCTTGTGGATTTCTATTGACAAATTGTTCTTCAATAATCCGATCGGTGATCGCCCCCTGCTTTTGTTTGGGGTGATGCTGATTTTGTTGGGAGGACAAATGTTTGCAACCGGACTGCTTGGTGAGATGATTATCAAGCCCCGGATGGAAGAGACCTCAGCCTATCACATCGAAGATTCACTGGAGCCACGCGTCCGCGAAGGTGTCTGA
- a CDS encoding glycosyltransferase codes for MPAPATRKIVLVGPAAPYRGGIAHFMHATYHGLVARGHQVEVVNFSRQYPSLLFPGKTQYETPVADPIPSDRLLDSVNPFSWLSTARDIAARQPDIVLFMHWMPFFAPAYGTIARQLRAKGIRVLSIVHNALPHERRPGDVALSRYFFKACDGCIVMSDAVEQDLVGLQEALKTVQVRHPVYNHFGEGIERTNARKQLGIAPDAPMLLFFGFVRKYKGLQVLLEAMPQVLTALPAVQLIVAGECYDETQGYEDFVIQHNLSGHVELRFAYIPEEDIAPLFSAADVVVQPYITATQSGVAQIAYHFERPLIVTDVGGLPEIVPHERAGLVVPPADPEALAAAIVRFFKEDLYAQLHQGVLEEKQLYSWDRLFEAVETLAA; via the coding sequence ATGCCGGCGCCTGCCACCAGAAAAATTGTACTGGTTGGACCTGCCGCACCCTACCGTGGGGGTATCGCCCATTTTATGCATGCAACGTACCATGGACTCGTTGCGCGAGGGCATCAGGTTGAGGTAGTGAATTTCTCCCGGCAGTACCCTTCGCTTCTTTTTCCGGGTAAAACCCAATACGAAACCCCAGTCGCTGACCCAATTCCTTCGGACCGCCTACTGGATTCCGTTAACCCTTTCTCCTGGCTCAGTACTGCCCGCGATATTGCGGCGCGCCAACCCGATATCGTGCTCTTCATGCACTGGATGCCGTTTTTTGCGCCGGCGTACGGAACGATAGCCCGCCAACTGCGCGCAAAAGGTATTCGCGTGCTTAGCATCGTCCACAATGCTTTACCGCATGAGCGCCGCCCGGGTGATGTTGCCCTCAGTCGGTATTTCTTTAAAGCCTGCGACGGATGTATTGTGATGTCGGATGCTGTTGAACAAGATCTTGTCGGGCTGCAGGAAGCACTCAAAACGGTGCAGGTGCGGCACCCCGTCTACAACCATTTTGGTGAAGGTATAGAACGGACAAATGCGCGCAAACAGTTGGGCATTGCACCGGATGCACCGATGTTACTCTTCTTTGGATTTGTGCGTAAGTACAAAGGGTTACAGGTCTTGCTGGAGGCGATGCCGCAAGTTCTAACAGCTTTGCCGGCAGTACAACTGATTGTTGCCGGAGAATGTTATGATGAGACGCAAGGCTACGAAGATTTTGTGATACAGCATAACCTGAGCGGCCATGTCGAGCTCCGGTTTGCCTACATCCCGGAAGAAGACATCGCCCCATTGTTTTCGGCAGCGGATGTGGTTGTGCAGCCGTATATTACCGCAACCCAAAGCGGGGTGGCACAGATAGCCTACCACTTTGAGCGTCCGCTGATCGTTACTGATGTAGGCGGACTGCCAGAGATCGTGCCGCACGAACGTGCCGGCCTTGTGGTACCGCCGGCAGATCCGGAAGCCTTGGCTGCTGCCATTGTGCGTTTTTTCAAAGAGGACCTGTACGCCCAACTTCACCAGGGTGTACTCGAAGAGAAGCAATTGTACAGCTGGGATCGCTTGTTTGAGGCTGTTGAAACCCTTGCAGCCTGA
- a CDS encoding class I SAM-dependent methyltransferase codes for MEYDPIKDYLGDFFRKSPLLQRIFFALLHLFFLRAWHVKKVLRGLFAKLNDRTSIQVLDAGTGFAQYAYFMAKSFPKSNILAVDIKQDYLDNAQAFFAQTPYNSRIDFAFEDLTDLQAKGPFDLILSVDVMEHIEDDRTVFRNFANVLNEGGFVVINTPSDQGGSDVSGEDEDSFIGEHVRDGYNIDELQDKLRDAGLKPVDARFTYGTYGSFAWRFLIKYPMMMLSASKIFLLLLPFYYIPVFPVGMLLNWLDVRVHNKKGTGVLVVATR; via the coding sequence ATGGAGTACGATCCGATAAAAGACTACCTCGGCGACTTTTTTAGAAAGAGCCCGCTTTTGCAGCGCATCTTTTTTGCGTTGTTACATCTGTTCTTTCTTCGTGCCTGGCACGTGAAAAAAGTGCTGCGTGGCTTGTTTGCCAAACTGAATGACCGCACGTCCATTCAGGTGCTTGACGCCGGCACCGGCTTTGCACAGTATGCCTACTTTATGGCAAAGTCGTTTCCCAAATCCAATATCCTGGCGGTTGATATAAAACAAGACTACCTCGACAATGCGCAGGCCTTTTTTGCGCAAACCCCCTACAATTCCCGCATCGACTTTGCTTTTGAAGACCTGACTGATTTGCAAGCCAAAGGGCCATTTGACCTGATTCTATCGGTTGATGTGATGGAGCACATAGAGGACGACCGCACTGTATTCAGAAATTTTGCGAATGTACTGAATGAAGGCGGATTTGTTGTGATCAACACGCCCTCTGATCAAGGCGGATCCGATGTGTCGGGGGAGGATGAGGACAGCTTCATCGGTGAGCATGTACGCGATGGTTACAACATCGATGAATTGCAGGACAAGCTTCGCGATGCCGGCCTCAAACCCGTCGATGCACGCTTTACCTACGGCACCTATGGTTCGTTTGCGTGGCGATTCCTCATCAAGTATCCGATGATGATGTTGTCTGCAAGCAAGATATTTTTACTGCTGTTGCCGTTTTATTACATCCCTGTGTTCCCGGTCGGGATGTTACTCAACTGGCTCGATGTGCGGGTACACAATAAAAAAGGCACCGGCGTATTGGTCGTTGCAACACGCTGA